The Aedes aegypti strain LVP_AGWG chromosome 3, AaegL5.0 Primary Assembly, whole genome shotgun sequence genome contains a region encoding:
- the LOC5574188 gene encoding sugar transporter ERD6-like 1 yields MGGCGQWIEMTQKNKPQSNTLSAGAMTLLTSGMMVGSTIFNMDLQNQAWTFDHSDSLVLAVSMIFYIAAIVGTLAGYLLVDRYEKKPLSKVYMVLAVVSCILLIVKPDHLVVVAFARTLLGLAHGMAYLIYPIHGGETSIKELRGMNVSAVGYCLMIGALTFGCVSPGATYGWMDPNRLIGILGLVYTVLGGLLSQFLTYESPVFLLQRGRDAEAVKSMMKLRNESTETWEIRNDLTEFRTMLEEDEQGSRSIFKDGNLRPLILLSLCKVASVLSFNMALNLVRLRLLDQLFGMEQYSMAAVIILLVRITMGTIILFVIDRFGRRATMVTSTFGSGFILVILGIIYLANDSFNRDIGIAIMLAYEVVASLGVTFVPDAYCSEAFSTKKKAASIGVVNTVENALQILIACVVFSWDFASTYHYGGVMLTFGVPMVLLAVAFYMKLPETTKMTIRQSRNEFSKRGEIVFGGTKRPMTYLNE; encoded by the exons ATGGGGGGCTGCGGACAATGGATCGAGATGACGCAGAAGAACAAGCCGCAATCAAATACCCTTTCGGCAG GCGCCATGACCCTGCTGACCAGCGGTATGATGGTCGGTTCCACCATCTTCAACATGGACCTGCAAAACCAAGCGTGGACGTTCGATCACTCCGATAGTCTTGTCCTAGCGGTATCGATGATCTTCTACATAGCGGCAATTGTTGGCACCCTGGCGGGTTATCTTCTGGTCGACCGTTATGAAAAGAAGCCTCTCTCG AAAGTCTACATGGTGCTGGCGGTCGTCTCGTGCATCCTGCTCATAGTCAAACCGGATCATCTGGTGGTGGTCGCTTTTGCCCGCACTCTCCTTGGCCTGGCCCACGGAATGGCCTACCTGATCTACCCGATTCACGGCGGAGAGACCTCGATCAAAGAACTTCGAGGCATGAACGTCTCCGCCGTGGGATACTGTCTCATGATTGGTGCCTTGACCTTCGGCTGCGTCAGTCCCGGAGCAACCTACGGTTGGATGGACCCGAATCGACTGATCGGTATACTTGGTTTGGTGTACACTGTGTTGGGAGGACTGTTGTCCCAGTTCCTGACCTACGAATCGCCTGTGTTTCTCCTGCAGCGAGGACGCGATGCCGAAGCTGTCAAAAGCATGATGAAGCTACGGAATGAATCCACTGAAACATGGGAGATCCGAAATGATCTTACCGAGTTCAGAACCATGTTGGAAGAGGATGAACAGGGGTCTCGATCCATCTTTAAGGATGGAAACCTTCGACCTCTGATTTTGCTGTCACTTTGCAAAGTTGCGTCGGTGCTGTCGTTCAACATGGCCTTGAATTTGGTTCGTCTACGGCTTCTCGATCAGCTCTTCGGAATGGAACAGTACAGTATGGCTGCGGTGATCATTCTCCTGGTGAGGATAACCATGGGAACGATCATTCTATTCGTAATCGACAGATTTGGACGCAGGGCGACCATGGTCACATCGACGTTTGGAAGCGGATTTATTCTGGTGATTTTGGGGATCATCTACCTGGCAaatgattcattcaatcggGACATCGGAATCGCGATCATGCTGGCGTACGAAGTGGTCGCTTCATTGGGAGTTACCTTCGTTCCAGATGCGTATTGCTCGGAGGCTTTCAGCACGAAGAAGAAGGCGGCTTCGATTGGTGTTGTGAACACGGTGGAGAATGCTTTGCAGATTCTGATCGCTTGTGTTGTATTTTCGTGGGATTTCGCGAGCACTTACCACTACGGAGGAGTGATGTTGACTTTCGGGGTACCGATGGTGCTGCTGGCAGTCGCATTCTACATGAAACTACCGGAGACTACCAAGATGACGATCCGGCAGTCGCGGAATGAGTTTTCCAAACGAGGGGAAATCGTTTTCGGAGGGACTAAGCGGCCGATGACTTATTTGAATGAGTGA